In bacterium, the DNA window GGTCGGTGGCTGAGGCGCTGGCATTCCTTGACGACCGCTCGCTGCACGCCCCCTTCGCCTGCGCCGCTATCGCAACCGCGCTCGAGAGCTTGGCCCGGACCACGGTCTCCGGCAGGAGTGCCTCCCGCCATGAGGGATCGGGTGGCCCGATGGTGGGACATCCGGACGCAGGGGCGCGCCTTCCGCTGATCGGCACCGTCGGTTCCGTCGTCCCGGCTGAGGTGGCCGCGGAGGTACCGCGCCTGCTGGACGCCGGCCATACGAGCCTGAAGCTGAAGGTCGGGACCGATGTGGCTCTCGATCTCGCCAATGTGCGGGCCGCCCAGGAGGCCTTGGGAAACGGGGGCAGTTTGCGGATCGATGCCAATCAGGGATACTCGCTCGAGGAAACCCAGGAGTTCCTGGATCACTTGGATCCGGCGGGGGTCGAGCTCTTTGAACAACCGTTTCCTGCCAACCGGTGGGATTGGATGGAGGCATTGGGGGGAGACGTGCCCGTGCCGCTCATGCTAGATGAATCGATCGCGGGCGAGGACGACCTGAGCCGCGCCAGAGATCTCCCCGGGGTTCGCTATGTGAAGTTCAAGCTGATGAAGGCGGGGAGCAGGACTCGGCTCCTGAGGTTGATGGATAGAGCCAGCGCACTGGGGCTTGGCGTGGTGGTCGGCAACGGCGTCGCCGGCGAGATCGGCTGCCTCCACGAGGCGTGGGCGGTGATGGGGCGGTTGGACCTGCCGGGCGAGATGAATGGGTTCCGGAAGCCGATCGCCTCGCTGCTCGCAGAGCCACTGCAGGTCGTCCGTGGCGAGTTGGTCGTGCCGCCCATCTCAGGGATCACCGTCGTCCGCGAGCGGCTCGACGGCTGTTGCGTTGGATTCGCGTCGGTGTAAATCGGTCCCCCACGGAGCGGTGGTGACAAAAGCGTTCATGATGGCAACCCAACTCGTTCCGCCGCGGCAAGCATCAGACGCACCGTCTCGAAATCGTCGGGGCTGACGCGGCCTGCGGGGATACGCCGCCCGGCCACCCGCTCCAGCTCGTGCAAGACCTCGACCAATGCGAACGAGTCCAGCACACCGGTGGAGAGCAGCGGCGTGTCGGGGTCGATGTGCAGCGCGGGACTGCGTAGCACATGCCGCACGATGAAATCGATCAACGCCAGGGCGCGGGGATCAGGTTCCATACCTCATTGCGCCCCCTTGCTCAGCGGGAGGTCGGGGTGTAGCTCAAGCAACTTCCTCCGGGTCGTCGATCGCGCGGGTTTTCCGGCTGTGCTCTTGACGATCCACTTCGGAGGGACGAGATACACCAGGCGGGCAGGCACGCCTACCTCGTCGAGCACCCGCCTGCGGATATCGGCCTGAATCTCCGCCTGGCGGGATACACCAATGTCCGAGTCGACCTCGGCCACGATCACCACGTCTTGGGTCCCTTGCTCTCTGTTGAACAATCCAAAGGCAACCACGCGACCGTCGTGGACGTCTGGATTCTCCGCAACGGCGCTTTCGAGATCCTGCGGGTGGAGGTTCCTACCCCCAACGATGATCACATCATCCTTCCGGCCCAAGAC includes these proteins:
- a CDS encoding enolase C-terminal domain-like protein, encoding MKRPEADQAIGGITLFRLRLPLARPYHLAFGDLTAFETVLIHVRTADQDEGWGETTPLPGYSHEDSESVWRLVVDWSRALRGRSVAEALAFLDDRSLHAPFACAAIATALESLARTTVSGRSASRHEGSGGPMVGHPDAGARLPLIGTVGSVVPAEVAAEVPRLLDAGHTSLKLKVGTDVALDLANVRAAQEALGNGGSLRIDANQGYSLEETQEFLDHLDPAGVELFEQPFPANRWDWMEALGGDVPVPLMLDESIAGEDDLSRARDLPGVRYVKFKLMKAGSRTRLLRLMDRASALGLGVVVGNGVAGEIGCLHEAWAVMGRLDLPGEMNGFRKPIASLLAEPLQVVRGELVVPPISGITVVRERLDGCCVGFASV
- a CDS encoding acyl carrier protein, whose product is MEPDPRALALIDFIVRHVLRSPALHIDPDTPLLSTGVLDSFALVEVLHELERVAGRRIPAGRVSPDDFETVRLMLAAAERVGLPS